AGGGTCATGTGTAAGGACAACATTTTTTTTATTTGCTTTAGCTAAAACATCAGCATCTGGCTCATGACCCTTTGGACAAGCAAGATAGAGAGTAAAATCAAGTCTAATAGCAGCATTAATCCAAGAATGGGCAACATTATTCCCATCACCTAACCAAGCAATTTTTAAATTTTCAATCGTTCCTTTGTATTCTTTTACAGTCATAAGGTCAGAAAGTACTTGGCATGGATGGTATTTATCAGAAAGGGCATTAATAACTGGGATTGATGCCCATTTTGCCATTTCCTCAATTAATTTTTGACTATAAGTTCGCATAGCAATCGCATCCACATAACGGGAAAGTACACGAGCAGTATCCTTTGTGGGCTCTTCTCTAGACATCTGAGTAACATCTTTTGTCAAAAATATTACTTGTCCTCCCATTTGATACATAGCTACTTCAAAGGAAACACGAGTACGAGTGGATGGTTTTTCAAAAATAAGAGCGAGTGTTTTTCTATTTAAAAATGTATTTTTTTCTCCTTTTTTCCACCTTTCTTTTAAAACTATAGCCCTTTCAATTAGTTTAACAATTTCATCTGAAGAAAGATCAAGAATTGTTAATAAATCCCTTTTCATCTTCCTTCTCCAAAATATTTTTAAAAGTTTCAATAAAAGCCTCTACTGCTTCTCGATCAATAAGCAGTGGTGGTAAAAGACGTAAAACATTTTCTTGAACTGCATTAATAAGAAAACCTTTTTCTAAACATGCTTTTACAATCTGCGTTGCTGATATGTTTAATTCTATGCCTATCATCAATCCTCTCAATCTTATTTCTTTAACAATTTGATATTTTTCTTTAAGTTCATCCAGTTTTTCTTTAAAAAAATTAGATATTTGTCTTGTATATTCTAAAAGATCAGTCTGCGTTAATATCTCCATCACTACTTTAGCTGCACTACAAGCAATTGGATTACCGCCAAATGTGCTAGCATGACTACCTGCAGTAAAAAATTTTGCTATTTCTTCTTTAGCTAGCATAGCTCCAATAGGTAAACCATTTGCTAAAGATTTAGCTAAAGTAAGAATGTCTGGCTTAACTCCTTCATATTCATAAGCAAAGAGATAACCAGTACGTCCCATTCCTGTTTGCACTTCATCAAAAATCAATAACAATTGAGCATCATCACAAATTTTTCTCAGTTTTTCAAGATAATGAGGTGATGGGATTCTTACCCCACCTTCTCCTTGAATAGGCTCTACCATAATAGCACATGTTTCTAAATCAATAAC
The window above is part of the Candidatus Desulfofervidus auxilii genome. Proteins encoded here:
- the argF gene encoding ornithine carbamoyltransferase, producing MKRDLLTILDLSSDEIVKLIERAIVLKERWKKGEKNTFLNRKTLALIFEKPSTRTRVSFEVAMYQMGGQVIFLTKDVTQMSREEPTKDTARVLSRYVDAIAMRTYSQKLIEEMAKWASIPVINALSDKYHPCQVLSDLMTVKEYKGTIENLKIAWLGDGNNVAHSWINAAIRLDFTLYLACPKGHEPDADVLAKANKKNVVLTHDPISAVKDADVINTDVWVSMGEKEKEKSEFFPYQLNINLLKHAKPDAIVMHCLPAHREEEITEEVLEGPQSVVFDQAENKLHLHKAVLEWLLT
- a CDS encoding aspartate aminotransferase family protein — translated: MSTYSRYPVIVTKGEGYRVWDINGKEYYDFLSGISVCNLGHCHPEVIRAVESQIYRLFHISNLYYTLPQIELAELLVKNSFADKVFFCNSGAEANEAAIKLARKWGKQFSPPKYKIITLEGSFHGRTFATMTATGQKKIKLGFEPLVPGFVHVPFNDIKAIENVIDLETCAIMVEPIQGEGGVRIPSPHYLEKLRKICDDAQLLLIFDEVQTGMGRTGYLFAYEYEGVKPDILTLAKSLANGLPIGAMLAKEEIAKFFTAGSHASTFGGNPIACSAAKVVMEILTQTDLLEYTRQISNFFKEKLDELKEKYQIVKEIRLRGLMIGIELNISATQIVKACLEKGFLINAVQENVLRLLPPLLIDREAVEAFIETFKNILEKEDEKGFINNS